Part of the Halobaculum halobium genome, ATTCCGCGGACGACCTCGCACGACGGCTCTGTCGCCGCGTCGGCGCGGTCGTCGTCTCGGTGGATTACCGACTGGCGCCCGAGCACCAGTTTCCCGCCGCCGTCGACGACGCGGTCCGCGCCCTCCGGTGGACTCGCGAGCACGACGCCCGATTCGGCGGCAACGGCGTCGTCGGCGTCGCCGGCTCCTCGGCGGGCGGAAACCTCGCGGCCGCCGCGTCGCTGGCGACCCCAGACGGCGAGGCTCCCGCGGTCCAGACGCTCCTGTACCCGATCGTCGGCAGCGACTTCGGGACCGACTCCTACGAGGCGAACGCCGACGGGCCCTTGTTGACGCGCGCCGACATGCGGCGCTTCTGGCGAGAGTACCTGCGGTCGGACGTGGACGCCGCGAACCCCCATGCCGCGCCGTTGCGGGCGCGGGATCCGGACCTCGCGGCGACCGCCCCCGCCGTCGTCGTCACCGGCGAGCGCGACCCCCTGCGCGACGACGGCGCGGCCTACGTCGACCGGCTCTCAGACGTCGGCGTCGACGCCGAACACCTAGATTACGAGGGGATGTGCCACGGCTTCCTGTCGTTCGCCGACGAGGTCGCGGTCGCCGATGCGGCGTTCGACGACCTCGCGGCGGCGACCCAGGAGCGGTTGGCGGCCGCCGGAGACTGATACGTGCGAGTCGAGGACGGGCGGTCGGAGATCAGTCCGTCCCCGAGAGCCGCTCGTACGCCGCCCACGACGCGTCCTCCGCCGGCGGCTCGACGCGATCGCCGTCGACGAACACGCCGGAGCCCTCGCACACGTCGCCGACGACGCCGACGGGCGTTCCCCGGTCCGAGAGCGCGTCGAGAACGCGGTCGACGGCCGCGGGGTCGACCGCAAGCAGGAGCGTCCCGGAGGTGGTACACGCCCACGGGTCGAGGTCGAGCGCCTCACAGGTCGCCACGGCGGCGGCGTTCGTCGGCACCGCCGCCGAGTCCACGTCGATGCGGACGCCGCCGGCCTCGGCCGTCTCACACAGCGCCCCCGAAGTCCGCCCTCCGTCGCGTCGTGCATCGCGGTGACCCCGGCGTCCGCCGGCGATGCCCCGCCGTTCCGGCCGGCTTCCGCGGCCGCGAGCGCGTCGCGCACGACGCTCGTCTCCTCGAGCAACGCGGCCGCGTCGCCGATCGTCGCCCCGTCGATCCCCCGTTCGGCGAGCGCGTCGGGGTACAGCGACGCGAACAGTCCAGCGGTCTCGATCCCCGGTCCCTTCGTCACGAGCAGGCGGTCGCCCGGGCGGGCGCCGTCCGGGCGGATCACGTCGTCGTGGTCGCCGACGCCGAGCACCGTCGCGGCGCCGACCCACGGGAGCGACGCGCCGGGGTATCGGGCGGTGTGGCCCGTCGGGATGGCGACGCCCAGCGCCTCGCACTCGGCGGCGACAGCCGCCCAGAAGGCGGCGAAATCGTCGTCGCTCACGTCGCTCGGGAGCGCAAAGGAGGGACAAAAGTGGGTGGGCGCGACGCCGGAGACGGCCACGTCGCCGAGGGCGAACGAGAGCGCAAAGCGGCCGGCGCGCTCGAACCCCAGATCGGGGAGCAGCGAGATCGGGTCGGTCGCGGTCACGACCGCGCGGTCGGCAACGTCGACGACGCCGAAGTCAACGCCGTGGGTCGGCCCGAGGCGAACGTCGTCGCGGGCGGCGCCGAGGGCCGGGCGGACCACCGACTCGAAGGTGTCGCGGTCGACCTTCCCCCGTCGCGTGGCGCGGTCGTCGGTCATGGGTTCAGGTGTACCGGGGCGCCCCAAAGCGGTTGCGCCACCGAGCGGCGTGCGAGGCCGCGGGGAACGACCCGGGAGCCAGATCCCGTTCGCGACGCAGATCCCGTGCCCGGCTCAGAACCGCGGCGCCATCGGGTGCTCGACCTCGTGTTGCGTCCGCGGCGCCGGCGCCTCTCTCGTCACTTCGCGTCCGTCGGGCCAACGGACGGTGAACCGCTCGGGCGCCTCGTCGCCGAGACCGAAGTGCGCCACCGGCTCCATCTGACAGAGGTAGCTCGAGCCGGCACAGACGACCTTCGTCCGCGTCCACGACGCGGTCTCGACCGTGACGGCGGCGCCCCGGGCGGGCGCCCCGTACTGGGTGGTCGGGCGCACGCGAAGCCAGCCGTTCTCTGTCGCGTTCGGGACGGCGTACAGCGAGAGCGGCTGGGCGGCGAGTTCGCCGTGGACGACGAGCAGTTCGAGGGCGCCGTCGCCGTCGAAGTCCGCGACGGCGGCGCCGGTCCCGAGGCCGCGCGGCTCCGCGGCGGCTCCGGGGTCGACGGCGGTCCACCCCCGGCTCCCGGGTCCTTTCGGAACAGGCGGTTCGTGGCGCCCAGCGCGTTGCAGAACAGCTCCTCGCGGCCGTCGTTGTCGAAGTCGGCCGCGACGAGTGTCCGAGTGCGAGTCGGCGAGGCGAACGCCGGCGGCGCGGCGTCGGTGAACGCCCTGCGGGTCGGACCGCCGTCCGCGTGCGCGTTCGCGTCCCCCCGCTCGGACCCCGACGTCACGGGGGTGAACAGCCGGTTCCGCGTCTCCCAGCCGCCGACCGCGAGGTCGCCGTCTGCCACCGTGACTCCCCTGGCATTCGTTCCGGGGGCCGTGACCCCCGCGTCGCGGGCGACCTCCTCGAAGTGGCCCGAGGCGTTTCGGAACAGCCGGTTCGGCCCGCGCTCGACGCCGACGAACAGGTCCATCCGGTCGGTCACGATAGGGCCGGCGTACAGCGATCGTGCGCCGGCGTCCAGTTCGAGACCGACGGCCTCCGACATGTCCGAAAGCTCACCGTCGTCGCCGAGTTCGTAGAAGCGGGACGGAACCCCGTAGCAGGCGACGAACACGCCGTAGCGCCCGGTGCCGTAGCGATCGATCGCGGCGACCGAGCGTCCGGCTCGGAAGTTCCCGCGGTCGGCGTTGATCCCGAGGCCGAACAGGTCACGCCAGCGGATCGCGTCGTGGTCGGGCAGGACGTCCACGGGATCGAGCAGCAGGTCGGTGTCTCGGGTCTGCCCTTGGTACGACTCGGTGTTGTGGACGTAGATCTCCTCGGCGCCGTCGGCGTCGAGGTCGGCGGCGACGACGCCGATCGCGTGTCGTCCCTCGTCGGCGACGGCGGGCGTCGCCACGTCGCGGAGGGCGCCCTCGCGCCACACGAGTAAGCGGTTCTCCGGCCCGTAGCCGGTTATCAGCGCGCACGGCCCGCTCACGCCGGGCGTGACAGCGACCCCGTAGCCGCGGTGAGGGGTGTCGTCGGCGACGGCGTCGGACCGGTCCGCGAACACGCGCGCTCCTCGGAGACGGGGGTACAAGAGGGCTCGGTTCCGCCCCCCGAGGAACAACGCTTTTCGGACGCCAGGGCGAACCGGAATCCATGGCAGATGACGACCCAGAAGACGCCGGATCGGACGCGAACGAGAGCGCCGAGGGAGCCGACGGCGACGAGGAGAAGTCCTTCCGTGAGCGCGTCGAGGAGATCCGCGAGCGACGCGAACAGGAGCGCGAGGAGGGCGAGGGCGGCGCGCCCTCCCCCGAGGAGATGATGGGCGGCGGCGGCCCCGGCGGCATGGGCGGCGGCGGCAACCCCTTCGCGCAGATGATGGGCGGCATGATGGGCGGCGGCGGTCCCGGCGGCATGGGCGGCGGCGGCGGGCCGGGCGGCATGGGCGGCGGTCCCGGCGGTCCCGGCGGGCGCGGCGCCGAGGAGGAATCGGTCGGCAACGAGGAGCTCGTGCGCGAGGTTCGCCAGCTCCGCGACGAGGTCCGCGACGCGACCCGGCAGCTGCAGCGGATCGCGCAGGCGCTGGAGGACTAGCGAGGCAGATCGAGCGAAGCGAGCGGCGCCTCGGTCGGACAGCGGAGCGGTCTTCCCGCGGCTTCGTCCAGGAGCAAGCGAGACGCGAGTACACGACCGGGGAGTGAACGAGCGTCTGGACGACGGCCTTCGAATATCGCTCCGCGATGTTGTCACCTCGCGAGACCGCAGGTCTCGTGAACCGCGGGCGCACGGGCGAGCCGCCCGGTAGAACGCCGCGAGACTCCCCGATTGCGACGGACTGCAGGCGAGGAACGGCCGTTACTCCGTCACCGCGTCGTACACGTCCTCCAGTCGATCGACCGCGTGCTCGACGCTGATCGACTCGCGGCGATCGAGACACCGCTCGGCGAGCGCCTCCCGTTCGCCGAGCGTGCGGTCGATGGCGTCGGCGAAGGCAGCGGCGTCCCCGCGCGGGTAGTGGTAGCCGGTCTCGCCGTCGACGACGGTGTCTGCGAGCGCGCCGGCGTTGACCCCGACGACGGGCGTGCCGCAGGCGTTCGCCTCCAGCGCGACGAGCCCCTGCGTCTCGACGGGCGAGGGAAACAGGAAGGCGTCGAGACTCGCGTACAGCGCCGGGAGGTCCTCGCGCGGGAGGAAGCCGAGGAAGCGCGCGTCGACGCCGGCGTCGTCGCAGGCGTCGCGGACGGCGTCGCGGGCGGGCCCGTCGCCGCCGAACACGAGCGTCGCCTCCGCGTCGGCGGCGGCGACGGCCGGCGGGATTTCGGCCAGCTCCTTCTCGAAGCCGTGGCGACCGGTGTAGCCGACGACGGGGCCGTCGTCGGGGTCCGGGAGGTCGTACTCGGCGCGGAAGTCGGCCAGGGCGGCGTCGTCGGGCCGCGCGAAGAACGCGATGTCGACGCCGTTCGGCACCACTTCCACGCGCGAACGGACGCCGATGTTCCTGAGGTGCGCTCCCGCCGGTTCGCTGGGGACGACGACCGCGTCGGCGGCGTTCATGTACCGGCGCTCGTATCGGCGGGCGGCGCCCTCGACGGCGGCGGCGGCCGGTCCCGCGGCGAGGTAGTCGGCGTACTCGGCCGTGGGCGTGTGGTAGGAGGCGACCAGCGGGGCGTCGGTCCGCCGCGCAAGATACCACCCCGAGAGACCGAGCGCGAAGGGCGTGTGCGCGTGGACCACGTCGGCGTCGCGGACGGCGTCGGGGACGCCCGGGAGCCCCATGCGGAAGCCGTCGTAGAACGGAAATCCGACGCTCCGGGTGGTGTACTCGCCGTCCGTGGGGTCGTGTCCGGGCGCGTCGGGGAACACTACGTCCATCCGGCCGCCGCGCGTGCGCCACTCCTCACGCCACGACTCCAGCGTGTAGGTAACGCCGTTCACCGTCGGCAGATACGTATCGGTGAACGCGGCGACGGTCTGCATTCGTCCGCCGTTTCCGGAGCGAGGGGTAATGCCTTGCGTCTTCGACGCGAGCGTCGCCGGGAGTGCTCCGGGCCGCCTACCGCGCCTCGATCAGCTGCTCGTAGGTGTCGACCAACTCCTCGCCGACGCGCTCCAGCGAGTGGTCGGCGGCCGTCTCCCGCGCGTTCTCGCCGAGCCGCTCGCGGAGGTCGGGGTCGTCCGCCACGCGGTTCAGGGCGTCGGCGAACTCCTCGCGCGTCTCACACAGCAGGCAGTCGTGTCCGTCTTCGAAGTACTCCCGGAACACCGGGATGTCGCGGAGGACGCACGGCTTCCCGCAGGCCATCGCCTCCAGGACGACGATGCCCTGATTTTCCTCCTTCGTCGGGAAGAAGAACACGTCGCCCGCGCCGAACGCGCCGGGCTTGTCGTCGACCCACCCGGTGAAGGTGACGTTCTCGGGCGGATCGCTCGTCCACCGGGTGACCGTCGGCGACGCCTGCGGCCCGGAGTCGACGGTGCCGAACCAAGCGAAGTCGTGCTCGGTCATCGCCGCAACCTCACAGAAGTCGGTGAGGCCCTTTCGTTCGAAGACCGAGCCCACTGCGAACATGACGACGCCGTCGAGGTCGAACCGCTCCCGGTACTGTTCGCGATACGCCTCGTGGTCGGCGACCGAGCCGTGGTCGATCCCGTTTGAGATCGCGCGGATCGGCGCGTCGACGGGGTACTCCAGCAGCCGGCGTTTCGTGTACTCGGAGGGCGTGAGCACGAGGTCCGCCTGCGAGTAGAACCACCGGAGGTAGCGACGAAGCGCGGGGGCGACCGCGTTCGACCCGCGGAAGCTCTCGCGGAAGTCCTCGCTGGTGACGTGACAGTGCAGCACCAGCGGCGTGTCGGTCAGCCTCGCGTACCGTGCGAGCGCGACGCTCGCGGGGCCGATGAGGTTCAGGTGGATCACGTCCACGTCGGCGAGGACTCCGCGCCCGGCGAGGCCCCGGCGGACGGCCGCACGCGGGCCGCCGTCGCCCCACGGCGAGGTGACGACGTCCACGTCGCTGCCGGCGGCGCGGGCGCGGTCGAGCGCCTCGACCTGCTGGTCGTGGGCGGTGCCGATGCCCGCGCGGTCGAGTTGGGCGTCGAGTTCGAGGTAGTCGAGGACGCGCACGGTCGGGTGGCTCCCGCTTCGGCGGGTCGGGGTTTGAGCGTGCTGGATCCGGGTCGGACGGGGACCACTCCGTCACTCGGCGTGCGGATCGCGTCAGAGATCGACACCCCGGGGCAACGCTGAACAGTCGGCGCCGAGCAGTCCGGGTATGGAACTCGTCGAGGCCACCGCCGACGATCTCGATGCGCTCGTCGAGCGCTGGTACGCCCTCGCGGAGTCGATGGAGGAACACTCAGAGCTGAACGAACTCGTCTATGCGGACGCCGACGAGGTCCCCGACGACGGGTTCCGCGCCCACCTCGACGACGAGCGCGTCACGGACTACCTCGTCGTTCACGAGCGCGAGCGGATCGGGTTTCTCACCCTCCGAGAGGACCAGCACCCCTCGCGGCGGTACTCCCGGTCTCTCCGGATCGTGAACGTCGCTATCGACGAGGCACACCGGAACCGCGGCCACGGCACGGCTGTCGTCGAGCGCGTGAGAGAGATCGCTCGCGAGCGTGGGTGTGACCACCCCGCGGTGTCCTGTGAGTGGGAGAACGACGACGCGCGCCGGTTCTACCGCGACGCCGGCTTCCGCCCGAAACAGGTCGACTACGCACAGCCGCTGGAGTGAGCCGGCAGACGTGGCGTGTCGGTCGCCGCGCCCCGACCCCGCGTTCGTTCCCGACGTTCGGGCGACCGATCCCCGCTTCCACAACGCTTGAGCCGCGCCGCGCGAATCGACACCCGTTCACGTGACGAAGCGTCTCTTCACCACCCTCTGTGGACTGGTCTTCCTCGTCAACTTCGGGCGGGTCGCGTTCGCCCCGCTGGTCCCGGAGTTCCAGCAGGACCTGGGGATCTCCGCGGCGGCCGTCGGCTCGGTCACGACGCTCGTGTGGCTCGGCACCGCCGCCCCGCGGATCCCGATCGGGTGGGTGCTCACTCGCGTTCGCCGCGAGCGCGTCGTCCTCGCGACCGGGGTCGCGCTGTCGGCGGCGGCGGCGCTCACCGCGACCGCCCAGTCGCTGCTCGCGCTTCGGACCGGCGCGTTCGCCGTCGGCCTCGCAACCGGCGGCTACTTCGTCGCCGCGATCCCGCTCATCGGCACGCTGTACCCCGAACGGACGGGCAGGGCCGTGGGCGTCCACGGCACCGCGAGCCAGGTCGCGAGCGTCCTCGCCCCGGCGCTCGTGCTCGCGGTCATCGGCCGTCTCGGCGACTGGCGGATCGTCTTCTGGGCGCTGGCCGTCGCCGCCGCGCTCTCGACGGCGTCGTTGGTCCTCGTGCTCCGCCGCGGTGGCGGAGGCGGCCCGCGCGTCGCCGACGGCGGAACACGCGACGAGGGCGATCCCTCCGGCCCCGCAGACGGAGCCGCGGAGCCAGCCAACGACCTCGACACCGCCGGGACTCCGCCGGAGCCGCGAAGTTTCCTGTCGGCGTTGTCGCACTGGCGGATCGTGCTCGCCGGGATGTCGCTCGTCGCCGTCGCCGGGTTCGCCTGGCAGGGCGTGTTCAACTTCTACGTGAGCTACCTGCTCTCGGAGGGGCTGTCGACGGCGAACGCGAATCTGTTGCTCACCGTCGCGTTCGCTGCGGGCGTGCCGGCGTTCTGGCTCGGGGGGCGGCTCGCGGACCGGCTCCCGAACGTGCCGTACCTGCTCGCGCTCAACGCGACGTTTCTCGCGTCGCTGGTGGCGCTCACGTACGCCGGCTCGCTCGCGGCGTTCGCGCTCGTCTCGGTGGTCATCGGCTACGCCGCACACGCGCTGTTTCCCGCCGTCGACACGTACATGCTGTCGACGCTGCCGGCCGCAGACCGCGCCAGTGCCTACGCCGTCTTCTCGGGCGCGTCGCTGCTGTTCGAGGCGAACGGCTCCGGCGTGGTCGGCGCGCTCACCGACGCCGGCGTCGGGTTCGATCGCGTGTTTCGGCTGTTCGCCGTCGCGGTCGCGGCCGTGCTCGTACTTGCGGCGCTGCTGTACGTCGTCGGCCGATTTCCCACGCCCCTCGATCACGAACCACCGATCGACGGGTGATCGCCAGCCCGGACGGCCGGTCGGTGACTGACCGTCGGCGACCCGCCGGCCGCGGATGACGGTCAGTCGGCGCGAACGACTGTTTCCCGTCGATCCGGGCGACTCGCGACCGAAACGTTTTGGTCTTCTATGATGAACTATCCTGTATGTCAGGGACCCTCCCGTCGAGCGCTGACGACCCCGACGACGACGAGGGGTCGGACGGGACCGACCGCGCCCCGGAGGAGACCAGCGGCGCGCGGACCGACGGGGGCGCTGCCGAATCCGACGCCGTCCGAACGAGGCGTCCACCCGCATCGGACGGCGTGGAGTCATCAGCCTCGGTCGACGCCGACTCGCAACTCGGTGACGTCGAGCCATCCTCCCCAGACGGCGCCGCCGACGCGGACACCGGCGACAACGAGGGCGTTCGGATCTGTTGGATCGACGACGACGGCGCGGACGACCTCATCGGAGCGCTCGCGCCGGAGACGGCCAGGACGATCCTCGGAGCCGTCCACGAGGAACCGCAGACGGCGTCGGAGTTGGCCGACGCGGCGGACACCTCCGTCCAGAACGTCCGCCACCACGTCTCGAAGCTCGTGGACACCGGTCTGGTCGAGGCCACGGACACCCGGTACTCGGTCAAGGGCCGGGAGATGACCGTGTATGGTCCCGCGGACGACCGCGTCGTCGTCGCCGTCGGGGGGGAGTCCGAGCGCTCTTCGCTCCTGGACTCCCTGCGCGGGCTGGGAGGCGCCGTCGCGGTGCTCGCGGGCGCGAGCCTCCTCGTGCAGTCGCTGTTCGGCGCAGAGGTGGCAACCCTCTCCGGTCCGGAGACGGCGCCGCGGATCGGCGACGCCGTCGGGGGAACCGGCGGCGCGATCCTGGGGACGGTCTCCCCGGGCGTGGCGTTCCTCGTCGGCGGACTGCTCGTCCTCGCCACGCTCGTGGCCGCCGATCGCGTTCGAACGCGGTGACCGACGGTGGGTCGAACGGCAGCACTGATCGCGGTCGTCATCGTCGTCGCGAGCGCCGGCGCCGGCCTCGTGGGCGCGGACGTGACCCGCGGCAGCGGCGCCGTCGCCGGCGGCAGTTCGGCCCCGCAGTACGGCGATGTCGGCCGGTTCTTCGGCGGCGTCACCGCCGGGGCCGTTCCGGGGTCGTCCGTTCACGCTCCGATAGACCGGGCGCGGGTCGAGCGGGCTCCGGCCGGGTCGGTCGACGGCGCCCGGGACGCCGACGAGGTTCGCGTCGGCGTCATCGGGAGCGCCTTCGGCGACGCGGCCGATATCGACGGCCGGGTGGTCGCCCGGGAGCGCGTGACGAGTTCGCGGTTCGGCCTGATGGTGGGCGACCGCGACGCGGCCAGCCACGACGCGACCGTCGCGAGCGTCGTCGCACAGCGCGCCCCCGAGTCGTCGCTGTATCTCGCTTCGGTCGGCCACGAACCGACGCCGGCGGAGTACGCACGCGCGGTGGACTGGCTCGTCGAGCGCGACGTCGACGTGATCGTCGATGCGGGGAGCTACTACCCGCGGACCGCCGACGGAATGGACCGGATCGCACGGGCAGCCGAGCGCGCGGCCGACGACGGCACCGTCTTCGTCACCTCCGGCGGAAACACCGCACGGCGCCACTGGGGCGGCTCGGCGGCCGAATCGGGCTGGCTGGCGTTCGACGACGACGGCACGCAGGGGAACCGCCTCGGGGACGGGCGGATTTCCGGCGCCGTGACGCTGCGGCTATACTGGGCCGGGACGGGCGACTACGACCTGTACCTGTACCGCGACGTGGCCGACGGTCGCGACGAGGTCGTCGCGAAGTCGACCCGCGAGTCGGGTCAGGCGGAGGCGATCGACGCGGTGGTTCCCCGCGGCTCCTACTACGTCGCCGTTGACGTACGCGAGCCCGGGGGAGGCGACGTCGACCTGTTCGCCGCCCGCCACCGACTCGCGCAGGTCGCCGACAACGGGAGCGCGGTCGCGCCCGCGACCGCCGACGGCGTCATCTCCGTGGGCGCGGTCAGCCCTGACGGCCGCCTCGCGGCGTACTCGCCGTCGGCCACGGACGTGCGAGCGGCGGGAACGGTCGGCCTCTCGGACGGGACGACCCTCAGAGGGACCTCCGCCGCCGCGCCGGCGGTCGCAGGCGTCGTCGCCGAGATGACCGCCGCCGCCGGCGAGGACGGACTCACGCCCGCCGAAACGGAGCGCCTACTCCGCGAGACGGCCGTCAACGGGCGGATCGACCGCGGATCCGCCGTCGCTGCCGCGATGGAGGGGAACCGGACGGGCGAGGACACGACCGCGGGGGGCGGGCCGTGGGCGTATCGCGGCCCGTGACCCACGGTCGACGATCCCCCGCGTGCCGAAACGGTTAGGCCGACACCCCGACGTTTCGAATTCGTGCGAGAACCCGGCGGCGCCGCGGTCGCCGAGCGCGTCGAGGAGTACTGGGAGTGGGCCGCCGTCGCGCTGTTCCTGCTGGTGTCGGTCGACCTCCTGACGACTATGTACGCAGCGGCCGTCGTGGGACCGGGGGCGGAGGCGAACCCGCTGATGCGGTGGGCGCTCGGACAGCCGCTCCCCGTCCTCGTCGGCGTGAACCTCGTCGCCGTCGCGCTCGCGACGGTCGTGTTTCGGGGGCTCATGGAGACCTACCGGATGACGCCGGCGGGCGTTCGTCCCTACTACGGCCTGCTCATCGAGGCGTGGCTGGGGCTGCTCGTCGCCGCCGGGCTGGCGCTGTTCGCGAACAACCTCTCGGTGATCGTGCTCGGCGAGAGCCTGCTGTGACCCCCGCCCGCGGCGAGGAGGTCGACGGCCGCGGCGACGACGCGGTCGGCGGGCCGGACTGAAGGTTCACGTACGAAAGCGGGACCATCGACGGACTGAAACCCGTGGCAACCACCGACTACACCGTGACCGAGGCGACGGACGAGCCGTGGCGGACCGTGTTCGGGCACTCCGACCCGTACCCCGAGCAGGCGGACGGGATCGACGCCGCCCGCGCCGTCGCCGACGACGGGGGATACCTCGCGCTGGAGGGCGCCTGCGGCACCGGGAAGACGATGCTGGCGCTGACCGCCGGCATCGACCTGGTGCGCGACCCCGACAGCGACTACGAACGCGTGCTCGTGCTCACGAGCGTCAAACAGCAGCTCCGCCAGTTCGAGGCCGACCTCCGCACGATCAACCGAACCCTCCCGGACGACTGGCGCCCGGTCTCCGGCATGACGCTCGTCGGCAAGGCCGACGTGTGCCCGTATGCCAGGGAGAACCGCGGCGGCGTCGACACCGGGAACGTGTACGAGCGCTGTGAGGGGTTGCGCGAGCGCACCCGAGACCTCGTCGGCGACGCCGACGGGGGTGAGGCCAGCGCCGGCGCGCTCGCCGAACAGGCGCGGCGCGCACAGACCGGACTCGCCGACACCGGCGAGGACGGGGCGAGTTACCTCGAAACCGCCGGCGAGCCGACGCCGTATCTCCCCGAGATGCCAGCGCACGGCGGATCGGCTACCCGCGAGGGCGTCGAGTACTGCCCCTTCTACGCGCAGTACCTCGACGACCTCCCGGAGGACGGCGACGCCGCGGAGGCGGTGCCGTTCGACTTCGCCGACCGCGGGCTGATCGACGCCGAGGAGCTGGTCCGCCTGTCGGCGGGCCACGGCACGTGCCCCCACTCGATGATGGGCGCGGTCCTCCCGCAGGTGGAGGTCGTCGTCGGCAACTACTACCACGCGTTCGACCCGACGACAGTCGGAGGATTCACCGGCGCGCTCGTCGACGACTCGACGTTCGTCGTCTGCGACGAGGCCCACATGTTGGAGCCGCGGGTCCGCGACCTGGTCTCGGACGGCGTCGCCGACGCGAGCCTCCGCGACGCCGAGAACGAACTGACGCGCGTGCTCCAGCCCGTGCAGTTCGAGGAGTCCGGCCGCCGGGTCGAGGGGACGACCGACGCCGACCTCGTTCGGGGCGAACTCGCCGACGCGGACGTGAGCCTCGACGAGGTGAAACTGCTCACCGAGTTCGTTCGCGACCTCCGCGAGGAACTCGACCGCCGGGTCGAGGGCTTCCTCGACGCCGAGCGTCGCGGCTGGCGCGACGACCCGACGGACCTGGACGACGAGGAGATCCCGCTGCGCGACCCCGAAGCCCCCGGCGTCGACGAGATAACAGAGTGGGCCAGAGACGCCGGCTACGGCGAACAGGTGTGGGCGCGCGCCGAGCAGGTGGGGGCCGTCGTCGCCAGAATTCTCGACGAGGCCGAAGACGAGGACCGCCAGCGCGCCGTTCCCGGCGTCGGCCGGACGCTCAACGCCTGGTACCGCTGCGACCACGAGACGTACTTCCGGGAACTCGAACTCCTGCGCACGTGGGACGAGACGGAGGCGCCCGACTCGTGGCGGCGCGCGTACAACGCCCGACTGGCGCTGCACAACTGCGTGCCCGCCGACGCCATCGGCGAGCGCCTCGCCGACTTCGGCGGCGGCGTGCTCATGTCGGCCACGCTCGCGCCGCTCGACGTGTTCCGCGAGGTGACGGGGCTCAACTACCTCGAATCGGAGGGCCGCCCCGTCGAGGAGCGGACCTACGGCCTCGGGTTCCCCGAGGAGAATCGGGCGTCGTTCGCCGTCGACGCCCCGAAGTTCACGTTCTCGAACCGAGGTCCCCCCGGGGAAGACAACGAGACCCGACGGGCGCACGCCGACGCCGCCGCGGAAGTCGCCGCCACGACGCCCGGAAACGTCCTCGTCGGGATGCCCAGCTACGGCGAGGCCGAGTGGATGGCCGGCGAGTTGGAGGCGGACGGGCGGATCGACAAGGAGGTCCTCATCGACGAGTCGAGCGACGACACCGCGACCGAGGCGCTCAAGGCGGACTTCTTCGACGGCGACGCGAAGGTGCTCGTCACGAGCATCCGCGGCACGCTCACCGAGGGCGTCGACTACGAGGGCGATCGCCTCGCGGCGGCGGTGATCTGCGGCGTCCCGATCATCAACACGTCGTCGCCGCGGACGCGCGCGGTGAAGACGGCGTACGACCGGGAGTTCGGGGACGGATTCGAAACGGCGCTGACCGTCCCGGCCGTGCGGAAGGCCCGACAGGCGATCGGTCGGGTGATCCGCGGGAGCGACGAGGTCGGCGTGCGCTGTCTGGTCGACGCGCGGTACGCGCGGGAGTCGTGGAACGCCGTCCGCGAGTACCTCCCCGAGTACGAGCGCGAGGAGTTCCGACCGGTGAGCCCGGACATGCTGCGCTTCGGGCTGGAGCGGTTCTGGGACGACCGGCAGTAACCGCCGGGACGGCGAAGCGTGGCCGCCTCAGCGACGCGCGACCAGCACGAACGTGTCGGTGCGCGTCTCGGCGCGCTCGACGGTGAATCCCGCGTCCTCGAACGCGCTCGCGGCGTCGCCGACGCCGAAGCGCTCGTCGCGCGGCGGCCCGGCGTCGCCGGGGCCGTCGGCGGTCCAGTCGACCGTGACGACGCGGCCG contains:
- a CDS encoding glycosyltransferase family 4 protein, whose product is MRVLDYLELDAQLDRAGIGTAHDQQVEALDRARAAGSDVDVVTSPWGDGGPRAAVRRGLAGRGVLADVDVIHLNLIGPASVALARYARLTDTPLVLHCHVTSEDFRESFRGSNAVAPALRRYLRWFYSQADLVLTPSEYTKRRLLEYPVDAPIRAISNGIDHGSVADHEAYREQYRERFDLDGVVMFAVGSVFERKGLTDFCEVAAMTEHDFAWFGTVDSGPQASPTVTRWTSDPPENVTFTGWVDDKPGAFGAGDVFFFPTKEENQGIVVLEAMACGKPCVLRDIPVFREYFEDGHDCLLCETREEFADALNRVADDPDLRERLGENARETAADHSLERVGEELVDTYEQLIEAR
- a CDS encoding glycosyltransferase; this encodes MQTVAAFTDTYLPTVNGVTYTLESWREEWRTRGGRMDVVFPDAPGHDPTDGEYTTRSVGFPFYDGFRMGLPGVPDAVRDADVVHAHTPFALGLSGWYLARRTDAPLVASYHTPTAEYADYLAAGPAAAAVEGAARRYERRYMNAADAVVVPSEPAGAHLRNIGVRSRVEVVPNGVDIAFFARPDDAALADFRAEYDLPDPDDGPVVGYTGRHGFEKELAEIPPAVAAADAEATLVFGGDGPARDAVRDACDDAGVDARFLGFLPREDLPALYASLDAFLFPSPVETQGLVALEANACGTPVVGVNAGALADTVVDGETGYHYPRGDAAAFADAIDRTLGEREALAERCLDRRESISVEHAVDRLEDVYDAVTE
- a CDS encoding GNAT family N-acetyltransferase, with amino-acid sequence MELVEATADDLDALVERWYALAESMEEHSELNELVYADADEVPDDGFRAHLDDERVTDYLVVHERERIGFLTLREDQHPSRRYSRSLRIVNVAIDEAHRNRGHGTAVVERVREIARERGCDHPAVSCEWENDDARRFYRDAGFRPKQVDYAQPLE
- a CDS encoding MFS transporter; this translates as MTKRLFTTLCGLVFLVNFGRVAFAPLVPEFQQDLGISAAAVGSVTTLVWLGTAAPRIPIGWVLTRVRRERVVLATGVALSAAAALTATAQSLLALRTGAFAVGLATGGYFVAAIPLIGTLYPERTGRAVGVHGTASQVASVLAPALVLAVIGRLGDWRIVFWALAVAAALSTASLVLVLRRGGGGGPRVADGGTRDEGDPSGPADGAAEPANDLDTAGTPPEPRSFLSALSHWRIVLAGMSLVAVAGFAWQGVFNFYVSYLLSEGLSTANANLLLTVAFAAGVPAFWLGGRLADRLPNVPYLLALNATFLASLVALTYAGSLAAFALVSVVIGYAAHALFPAVDTYMLSTLPAADRASAYAVFSGASLLFEANGSGVVGALTDAGVGFDRVFRLFAVAVAAVLVLAALLYVVGRFPTPLDHEPPIDG
- a CDS encoding ASPIC/UnbV domain-containing protein; the protein is MRPTTQYGAPARGAAVTVETASWTRTKVVCAGSSYLCQMEPVAHFGLGDEAPERFTVRWPDGREVTREAPAPRTQHEVEHPMAPRF
- a CDS encoding alpha/beta hydrolase, which codes for MTDSADGDARPDRLADLDPELREVVAEVEALGVPPWHALSVESARRIEDELFGGDGGADPNRDRGSVEPVASTLDLGIDGPDGDALPLRVYRPSETPAPTLVFFHGGGWCLGTLDSADDLARRLCRRVGAVVVSVDYRLAPEHQFPAAVDDAVRALRWTREHDARFGGNGVVGVAGSSAGGNLAAAASLATPDGEAPAVQTLLYPIVGSDFGTDSYEANADGPLLTRADMRRFWREYLRSDVDAANPHAAPLRARDPDLAATAPAVVVTGERDPLRDDGAAYVDRLSDVGVDAEHLDYEGMCHGFLSFADEVAVADAAFDDLAAATQERLAAAGD